The Drosophila bipectinata strain 14024-0381.07 chromosome 2L, DbipHiC1v2, whole genome shotgun sequence genome has a segment encoding these proteins:
- the LOC138925883 gene encoding uncharacterized protein — translation MDAVGQFRCPRHYFGRGAVRTIELHVFVDASQSAFAAVVFWRITYEDGNMLVSFVCAKTTCAPMRTTSIPRLELQAAVLGSRVMNTVKEEHSVDISKTVLWTDSKTVLKWIGSTHRRYKQFVGNRVAEILESFGFPSGDGGLQLTQRMIRHASNGWPAPEEGTEHVPDASDEEEMLCEFALVASNGFVIPFQRFSSFSRLAQLESFPDEMRSADRVKDVKEIQGLAPLILSHRHSLTEMVVRHYHAQMKHQNVDATIAQIRTRFWITKMRRVLKELVTVARHKEKPWVALFTCLMNFVCRRGTLSVRKLRSDNGKNFVGADKEARRFGDVFETERIQSELSSRSIEWGFNCPSNPSEGGVWQCVKRVLRHTHFPVDADQEAPLTRLRRPAQGSS, via the exons ATGGACGCCGTGGGACAGTTTCGATGTCCTCGCCACTATTTTGGGCGTGGAGCAGTTCGGACCATCGAGTTGCACGTGTTCGTGGATGCAAGTCAATCTGCATTCGCGGCGGTGGTCTTTTGGAGGATCACGTATGAGGATGGCAACATGCTGGTTAGCTTCGTGTGCGCAAAGACGACGTGTGCACCGATGAGAACGACGTCGATCCCACGGCTGGAGCTGCAGGCAGCGGTCCTTGGATCCAGAGTGATGAACACTGTCAAGGAAGAACACAGTGTGGACATCAGTAAGACGGTGTTATGGACGGACTCAAAAACGGTGCTTAAATGGATCGGCAGTACACACCGCCGGTACAAGCAGTTTGTTGGCAACCGAGTGGCGGAGATTTTGGAGTCGTTTGGGTTTCCCAGTGGAGATGGGGGCCTACAGCTGACGCAGCGGATGATACGACACG CCAGCAACGGCTGGCCAGCGCCTGAGGAGGGAACCGAGCATGTTCCAGATGCATCTGATGAGGAGGAGATGCTCTGTGAGTTCGCATTGGTGGCATCGAATGGATTTGTCATCCCGTTCCAGAGATTCTCGAGCTTCAGTCGCCTG GCCCAATTGGAATCGTTTCCCGACGAGATGAGGTCGGCGGATCGCGTAAAGGACGTCAAGGAGATTCAAGGTCTGGCGCCTCTGATACTGTCACACAGGCACAGTCTTACGGAGATGGTAGTAAGACACTACCACGCACAGATGAAACATCAAAACGTGGATGCGACGATTGCTCAGATCCGGACGAGATTCTGGATCACGAAAATGAGACGAGTGCTAAAGGAG CTGGTGACTGTTGCCCGCCACAAAGAGAAGCCTTGGGTTGCCTTGTTTACGTGCTTGATGAACTTCGTCTGCCGTAGAGGTACGTTATCAGTACGTAAACTGCGGAGTGACAACGGCAAGAACTTCGTGGGAGCTGACAAGGAGGCCAGACGATTTGGAGATGTGTTCGAGACGGAGAGGATACAGAGTGAGTTATCCAGCAGGAGCATTGAATGGGGTTTTAATTGCCCATCCAACCCGTCTGAGGGCGGAGTATGGCAGTGCGTCAAGCGAGTGCTGCGCCATACCCACTTTCCGGTGGATGCGGACCAAGAGGCGCCGTTGACGCGCCTGCGTCGACCTGCTCAAGGGAGCAGCTAA